tgctgttactGGGgaagtccagactacacagtcatactgctGCTattgggggcggtccagactacatacTTTTCGTCAGTGGACATGGCCATCCCATTGGCGCTGTAGAATCCAGATGCAACTTGTCGGACCTCTCCTGGACTATAATACACCACATTCGTCCATTGTAATCCAAAGAACATTTCCACGTGTCTCATGACGAAGTCCGAGAAGTAATAATCATTTGTGGCGTAAAAGCTCTCAGGTCCAACAGCAACAACGTCATTGACGCTAGAAGACAAAAACATTGTCATCAAAACACGTATCAGTGTAAACCTTCTCATCTCCTCCATGTGTTCTTCTACGTGTCTGTGCACATTACACTTAACTGTACCTCTGGATAACTGCACATGATTAGCCCTAGatcacactcagccctgctacatctccatcctacgccacactcagccctgctacatctccatcctacgccacactcagccctgctacatctccatcctacgccacactcagccctgctacatctccatcctacgccacactcagccctgctacatctccatcctacgccacactcagccctgctacatctccatcctacgccacactcagccctgctacatctccatcctacgccacactcagccctgctacatctccatcctacgccacactcagccctgctacatctccatcctacgccacactcagccctgctacatctccatcctacgccacactcagccctgctacatctccatcctacgccacactcagccctgctacatctccatcctacgccacactcagccctgctacatctccatcctacgccacactcagccctgctacatctccatcctacgccacactcagccctgctacatctccatcctacgccacactcagccctgctacatctccatcctacgccacactcagccctgctacatctccatcctacgccacactcagccctgctacatctccatcctacgccacactcagccctgctacatctccatcctacgccacactcagccctgctacatctccatcctacgccacactcagccctgctacatctccatcctacgccacactcagccctgctacatctccatcctacgccacactcagccctgctacatctccatcctacgccacactcagccctgctacatctccatcctacgccacactcagccctgctacatctccatcctacgccacactcagccctgctacatctccatcctacgccacactcagccctgctacatctccatcctatgtcacactcagccctgctacatctacatCCTATATTATAGATTAATTTCCATTTTGGCGCTAATATATAAGAATTCTAATAAATATAACagtttgcaaatttttttatttttttttacccaaattctataaaaaataataaatagaacTACTTTAAGGGGGTCTCTGCATTGCACAATCCCTTTTAGAGTGGTCATCTGTTAGGGAGCCCAGCAATACATGTTCACatcccctgcagcgccaccacagggtaaAAGCAGCATTACACCTTTGCTATGTAGAGCAATGTATTGTATGGACGTGCTGGGTCCTCCACAGtaggagacactctttgtaactaTTCAAAATCTCTCAAATTTTTCTACTTCGGTGTCTGATGATTAAGcacagaacccctttaacatttccgCGGCCCCTCCGGAGGTCTTCCCCGTACTTGTGCAGCGCTGAGTGTTTAATGGTTTTCAGGTGCAAGAGAACATTTTCCTCCTCCGCGAACTTGAAGATCTCGACGGTAGATTTATAGTGAGGATGATTCACCACGAAGAGGTAGACCGAGTCATCTGAAAACAGAGGGGGAGACCAAGAAATCTGATAAAAGAATGGGCTATTAAAGGGCACCTACCATTAAAGGTAAAAATACAGGCTGCTCACAATTTTTGCCTCTGCATTTTAGAGCCTGGCACCGGAACAAACAGGGAACGTGCGCCCTGAATGGtagatatttttcccataatctcccacagtggagctaaaatggctttttgtaagactccacacacctgacaaggtggtctctcctcaaggagtgacattatccccatagcctttaaaggggtattcccataactcttgctcTGAAGCCTGAAGGatttgtactctcttcacttcctggatttctcgcacattggtgggcggggtttcacttgctctgctatctgctatgatccacagtattatgctgatgtggaaactgatgtagcacagctggatttgagtcagcttgcattacatacagaggtaaaggactccttatctcagcccttatcagccaaattcaattaaaccggctgataagtggaaaagctgaagatagacagcacagtaatcctggagcattcacctccccccctcccctatatgaggagctccattgtttgtcagcccctcccttaccctctgagagcaggcagctacatcacttgacacaTGAGcatataatcccaagggccagtgtcaacaatgaagtgaataaattaagatagcggccaaacaaagcagttttaataaagcaatgtatttaggaaaagtcttatatctacataaactagcagtatagataggatccttgtgatcggacaacccctttaaggtagtcagatatgtatatgcactggagGACCACTAGAGGTCAGTACTGAGATAAGCAGTCTGAGATGAGACTCAGAGCAGATGTACGTTCCAGCTTATCTTGAGATATGTGATCTGCAGCAGGACACGTGACCCCGCGATCTGCAGAGTATTGTACATAACACCTGCGGTTTGGCCGCTTTATTTCCCTTTATCCTCCAGATCTGATAGATTTCTTTCTTTGTGTAAAGGAACAAGTTTTACAAGTTTCACAATTCTGAGTGTCAAGAGTATgtagtgctgggggaggggggggggtctaggaACGTTATCTCACATCAGCTTATATAGAGAGAAGGAATCGACATAATAAGGGCTGCATTAACAATTCTGcagacttcagagctgaaatcatccCCTCCCCCCATAGAAGTCTTACCCTGTTCATCAATGTACGTGCTGATCCCATGAGGGTTAAACGTAGACAAATCAAAGCCTTTACTGATCCGCAGAGACATTGGGCGGAGCTTTTCGTCGTTCAGGTCGAGGAGGAAAATTTCTCCAGGGTTTTCGGGGGCAAAGCTGATAATTCCAGGATATTTCAGACCCTTGGAGAACATGTAAAGGATTAGTATgtaagaggagggaggagggagatgcagctgcagagtCTCATTCAGTGCAGGTATCTGATTGGCTCACACAGCTCTGACATCACACCAGCAAACATGTGCTGGGTATGCAGAGAATAGGCTACAACACCACAGCCGcaacaaatagctgatcagtgggggtgtcaggtgtcagACTCTCATAAATCTAAAGTGGATGATCTATCCGAGGTGTCAGCAAATCCCATGTGTTATAGCGCAGATTCTTTCGTGAACATCTTTTGTACAATTTAATTTAATTCTATTTACAACATTGAGCGACCTTGTAAGTACTTTGTTTTATCTTATCTTGTACAGGTTACACAGCTTTGGATGTAACCAGAGTATAAGTCAGGACAACCTCCTCTCCCTGTTTTCTAGGGAGTCTACAAAGTCTATACCGTAGAAACATCCTGAGTGCGGACCTTTCACCTTGCTGGACTCTCAAGGACTTATTAAGGACTATATGgccacagtatggcagtattattgatGTAATGAAAGGTTGGTCTTTTTGGGCATtcaatggtggtattatttaggagTCAGGAGGTAGAGTATACGGCCGTGCTATATGGGCagtatacagccatataatatggGCAGCGTACGGCCGTGCTGTATGGGCAGCGTACGGCCGTGCTGTATGGGCAGCGTACGGCCATATAATATGGGCAGAGTACGGTTGTGTTATATGGGCAGAGTACGGTTGTGTTATATGGGCAGAGTACGGCCGTGTTCCGTGTTATATGGGCagtatacagccatataatatggGCAGAGTACGGCCGTGTTATATGGGCAGAGTATGGTAATGTTATATGGGCAGAGTACGGCCGTGTTATATGGGCAGAGTACGGCCGTGTTATATGGGCAGAGTACGGCCGTGTTATATGGGCAGAGTACGGCCGTGTTATATGGGCAGAGTACGGCCGTGTTATATGGGCAGAGTATGGTAATGTTATATGGGCAGAGTACGGCCGTCTTATATGGGTTGTATATGGTAGTGTTATATGGGCAGTATACAGTAGTGTTGTTTGGGAACTGTATGGTCATATTACGTGGACACTCTATAGCAGCACAGTGTGTACTGaagtattatttggcactgtttGGTGGTCTTTGAGTATCACCATagaagtatatagtgtatattaacCCATGCTTAATATGTACTGAAATAAAAGAACATCAAAGGCCTAAAATTTTTGGACAGGCTGGTGATCTCTATCTATCCAAGGTATCAAGAGTGCATGTCAATGCAGACTCCATAGAGAAGCCAGTGGATTtcagaatgcagctttggatgtgactggagtataagacttgatataacttaaagggattgtccatgaatTTTGttcttatggcctatccttaggataacagCAGCAgccatactcacatactcactgATGTCATAAGCTCATGTCAATACAGGAATACAAACACTCTCGAATATTGGATATTTGCAGGGATTACATGTTCCCGTAGACGTTGGAATAGAAACGGATCCCAGCAAACAATAAGGCAGGGTCAGTGCTGCAAATAATCCAACCAAACCCTGGAAATTTCATCGCAGGATGTTCTGCCCCTGGACCCCAGCGATCAGCTGTGATCTGTGGGGAAATCCAGGTGCtcaattttcctgcagcgcctccacaggggaAATAGAGCATTACAgattcccattgaaaacagtaTGTAAGGATGCGCGGGGTCTTCaatctagaaaacccctttaattccttgaAGTGTTGTGCTGAGGTTTCTTGGAGCCACCAGATAACTTACAGAGCTGATGAAGGCCAGACCATTGGGGAGGATCTCTATATCTTCAGAGCCATATTCTGCAAAAGAAACATGGCGGAGTAATAGAGATCATATGAGTAGTGTATAGCCTAGTATACGGGGTCAGCAGATGGAGTATTCATTATTAACCAGTTACGTACCGATCCCCTTCAGGAGCCGGCAGTTCGGCAGGTCTACCTGTTCGATTTCTCTGAAGAGGTTCGTTCGACGGCTGGAAAAAGACGGGAAATGTCACAAAATCAGCAAATTCCTTCCTATACATTCAGCTTTATGGTTTTGTACTTTGTCCCTACATTGCAATCACCATATAGGcgatcctttaaaggggtatcaGGGATtataatactgatgacttatcataggtcatcaatatcacatcgGAGGAGGTCTGACGCCTGGCACCACCACCGATCAGCTTGCATTGTTCATGTGGGCACAGCGTCGTACATTGTGTTATGGCTGCTCAGCCCCATACTcttgaataagactgagctgCACATAGACCATGTAATGAATGAATGTGAGGTCATTGGTTTGTGAAGCAACCAGCTGATCTGGGAgggtcccgggtgttggacctCTACTGTCTAGATATTgaagatctatccttaggataggtcaaaaTTATTAAACTCCTGGAATACCGCTTTAAAGGCGACATGATTGTACCCCTTTATATGAGGGCACGGGTGCAATAGGAAGTGCTTTACTGCAGTCGTGGTCTTCCTTTTGCTCCAGCTTCGTctcagcccctttaaagggatctgtTAGGACTTTAATATGGATgatgtatccttaggataagACATGTCAGATTTTTAAGGGTCTGACCCCGATCCCCTCATAGGTATCAGCTGTGTGAAGACACTCCAGTACTGAGGGGACCgctcaccaagcacagcgccgtacattgtatagtggctgtgcttgttactgcagctcatccaagcagctgatcggtgggggtcccaggtatgGGTCCCTCACTGATCAGATGTTCATGATCTATCAGAAAATAAGTAACAGAAGACGTAGAGGGACGCCTGATACAAGATCAGACTACGTGGGTGTGTTTGGTGTCTGTTACCACAGAGACACATA
This genomic stretch from Leptodactylus fuscus isolate aLepFus1 chromosome 4, aLepFus1.hap2, whole genome shotgun sequence harbors:
- the LOC142200989 gene encoding serum paraoxonase/arylesterase 2-like; this encodes MGALLKLTIIGVLLAALGERMVQFSRRTNLFREIEQVDLPNCRLLKGIEYGSEDIEILPNGLAFISSGLKYPGIISFAPENPGEIFLLDLNDEKLRPMSLRISKGFDLSTFNPHGISTYIDEQDDSVYLFVVNHPHYKSTVEIFKFAEEENVLLHLKTIKHSALHNVNDVVAVGPESFYATNDYYFSDFVMRHVEMFFGLQWTNVVYYSPGEVRQVASGFYSANGMAMSTDEKYIYVADVTGHTITVFEKHANWSLSLVKVVQLETLLDNLSVDPLTGDVWTGAHPNGFKVFAYNSKDVPGSEILRIQNIHSDNPIVTTVYANNGSVLQASTCAAVYENKLLVGTIFHKALYCEL